The DNA window CGCTGCCGCTGCTATGGCAGATTTGAAGAATCCGGTCCGGTTTGCTGATTTTAAGCTGCTCCGCTACCTTGCATTTGCAGATGTTCCTTGTCAGCAGCCGGTCGAAACAGGCTTCCCCGCCATCCAGTATCAGCTCCCGGTTGGTAGAGTAAAGATCACTTAAGAGCTCCACATTTTCTTCCATGTAGAGTTTCATATCCAGTTCCAGGACGGCATCGAGCTCAAAATCACGCATTTCCCCGTCGTAATCCGGCTTCATCTCGATTCCCCGGTGCAGGATCCTGACGCCGATGGCCGGAACCATATTCTCCTCCGCCTCCGCAAGCTCCACATCGCCCGAAAACGGGATGCTCTCCTCCAGCCACTGAACCGGCGTATGCTCCCCTTCCCCGGCATAGATGATAAATACCATCAGCTCCCCTTCCAGATGGATATTTCCGTCCATGGGGCGGCAGGTGACGCCTCTTAACCGCATCTCATTCCACAGGATGCTTTCGATGTTCGGTTTATTGCCCGAAACCTGGATATCCTCCTTGATCCGGTATGTATCCTTTCTCCTGACCGCGATTGCCGCCACGTCGATACTTCTCTTTAATACCTCCACCTCTTCATCATCCGTCTCAATGTCCACGGCTGCCTCCGCATCGTACAGATTCTCCACCCGCACCTCCAGAGTCACGACTGCCTTGATGCTTAGTTTTCTGGAATTGATCATGCTGGTGTTCAGATCTTCAAGCGTCCAGGATACCTGGGTATAGTCGTGCTCATCCAGATCCGGCACATTGACCGTCTCATCGAACGGCACCTCTCCTCCCAGCGCCTGAAGCCCTCCTTCTGCTTTTCTGTACAGCACACGGAAAGCCAGTTTTCCCTTAATCAGAACCTTATCGCCCTGGGTTCTCGATGATTCAATCTGGATCTCGCCGTTATCCAGAAGGACCTGGGATACGTCGTCCATGGTGTCCGGAACGATAAAATCGTCGTCCAGAGTGATCTGGGATACCGCGCTTCCTTTCTGTCTGTTCATATGTATATTTTTCTTAATCAGCTCCATCATTAATGATCGCACCTGCCCTTTCCATATCTACAACTTTATGAAAGTTTATGCGGACAGACGTGACATTATTCCAAACAGAAGGGGATGATATTCAAAACCCGGAAGAGGGGCACCTTGAATTCCTTAATGAATTATCATATAATGAACTGGTCATGATCTGGAATTATTCAAAAAATGGAGAAAATAAAATATGAGTTACAAAATTATGCTGCTTCTAAAGCCGCGTATCAAAAAATATTGTGAACAAATCCTGGGGAGCTCCCGGGATGATGTAGATATTACCTACAGAGAATATAATGAGTTCAGCGAACTGATCTCCATATTTCTTGAATCTAAAACTCTGTACGACGGTTTTATTACCAGCGGATATATCCCCTGGCTCACACTAAAGCATTATATTCCGAACGGTGAAAACATTCCGACTGCATGTTTTGACATAGAAGTAGAACATGTCTATCAAATGCTGCTGAAATTAATGCTGTTAAACGAGCAGACGGATGTTAACAGGATTGGCATTGATTTCCTGGAAGACGGCTATACTCTCCGCGAAGCTCTGACGGAGGAAAAGCTGGCGGTCATGGCGGATTGTTTTTGCAAGAAGCTGGAAGAAAGCCGTCCGGATGAGATGGAGCAACGAGAAGAAGAACTGCTGGAAAAATATAAAAACAGACTTGAATGCCATGAACTTGATCTGATTCTTACACAATTTCACAGCGTCCTGAAGCTGGGTGAACAGTATGGGGTTGCTTCTTATTATGTAAACCCCAGTATCAAAGAACTCACCCGCACCTTTTCCGCATTAAGGCAGAAGATGGAGATGAAACGGATGAAAGAAAATATCTCCGGCGCCATCGTAATCCTGCCCATGGAGAAGGAAACCTGGGATATCGCCAATGAGGAGAGAGAACGCTGCCTGTTTCAGCTTAAGCAGGCGGTCATGATGCTCAACAAACGCTACATGAACAGTTTAATCCTTAAAGAGGGTTATAACGGCTACGAAATTTACACCAACTCCATGCTGATCAAAAAAATGACGGATAACTGTACTTCCTGTGGTGTCCGCCCGTTGCTAATACAGGAGATGAACTTTAAAGGCGTTATCAGCTATGGTATCGGCACCACAATGAATCAGGCACGAATGAATGCCTGGGAGGCTGCCGCCTACGGTAAAAAAGTGCTCGGTAAAGAGCAGGGCAGTTTTTTAATGGACGAAAACGAAAATATGTTTCTTCTGGATGCCTCTCCAGAAGAAATAGCCACCCAGCCTGCTGAATCCAGCAAATACTTAAGGGAGGTTGCCAGTAACGTCCGCCTTTCCGTTGAGACCATTTCAAAATTGGCCTCGATGATACGGCTAGAGGGTTCTGATGAAGTGACCGCCGCCCAAATTGTAAAAAGTCTGGGCATTTCCCCCAGAACTGCGAGTAAGATCCTGACCAACCTCCTTCAATATGGCTATGCAGATATGATAGGGCAGGAAAGCCTCGGTGGCAAGGGACGCCCGGTCAAGCATTACCGGCTGAAAATCACAGTATAAAACAGGCGGCAGTGTCAAGGTAAAAGTTTTTCTTTATACCTGGGCTCTGCCGCCTGTTTCAAATTAAGATCCTCAATTGTGGGATTATCGCGAATCTTAACAGGAGGTAAGTTACTGTTCTTTCTGCGCTCCGTATTGCGCTTCCCGATGTATAATAACTTACAATTCCGGCTCCACATTGGATGGGATCGGACAGTGGTAATCCCCTCCTCTTCCTGTGAAAAATTCCTCCCTGGCCTCTTTCAGTAAGCAAGGGCAAACAATCAAATCAAGCGCTGTAAGAGCCAAAATTTTTGCGGCGGTTATCATCCCCGTTTGTCCAAGGGAAGAACCGCTCTGTGATACCTGCTGCCAAGAATGATCCGGTGTCCCAAGCGCCTTGCAGGCTATAAATATCTGTCCGGTTGGGGTTACATAGCTTACGTCACCAACATCGGTGCTGCCCGGCAGTATGCCGCCGTTTTGGGGAAACGGGGCTATTATATCAGCTGCCACCCGGCCTTTCAGCTTATTCGCCGTATCGTCATCCGTTTGTTTCCGGATGGATGCCAATGCACTTTCCTCAGCAGACCCGGGGAGGGTCTTTTTAATTGCTTCAGCAAACCTTAACTCCTCAGATGAAAAGGGTGGGGACCCTATCTGTTCAAGGTTTTTCTGAAGCAGGCCGCCCAGTATCCGGTTGGGAATATAGTTGCTGTAACCCTCCCCCCGGGCGATCTCACAGCGAGTTCCCGTCATCAGAGCCGCCCCCCGGGCAACGTCACATATACGCTCTAAAATGGCAAATGCATCGTTTAATATAGGGGCTCTTGATTCGTAAAAGACCTCTGCAAAGTCCGGTACCACATTGGGCGCGCTGCTGCCCGGATTTGTAATTGCATAATGAACCCGCGCCTCAGGGATAATATGCTCCCTTAAGTAGTTGCAGCCGACGTTCATAAGTTCTACCGCGTCCAGGGCGCTCCGCCCCAGATAAGGAGAAGCCGCCGCATGGGATGTCGTCCCATAAAAACGGAAATATGTACACAGAGCGGCCAGGCTCGATGTATTCATAACAAAATTGGCATCTCCCGGATGCCAGCATAACGCTGCATCCACACCGTCAAAACAGCCGGCTCTTGCCATAAAGGTTTTACCGGAACCCTTTTCCTCGCCCGGACAGCCAAAATAAACAATCGAGCCTTTTATTTCATTTTTCTGGAGATAATCTTTGACGGCCACTGCGGCCGCCATAGACCCAGCCCCCAGCAGATTATGGCCGCAGCCATGTCCGCAGCCGCCCTCTTGAAGCGGCTCCTGTTTCGCCAAAGCTGCTTTCTGGCTCAATCCCGGGAGCGCGTCAAATTCCCCCAGTATGGCAACTACCGGTTTTTGACACCCCCATCTCCCTTCAAAAGCGGTGGGCATCCCAGCCAGATTCTTTGTCACCAAAAATCCTTCTTCTTCCAGTATTTCGCACTGTCTTCCGGCAGATTTAAATTCCCTAAGGCCCAACTCAGCGTAATTCCATATCTCCTTACTCAGCTTTTGAAACTTTTCCGCCTTCTTATCAATGAGAACACAAACATCTTTTTTCCGGATCATATAGATTCTCCTTGTCATTTACTTTAAGTGAAATCTGTGTTTTAACGCCGTCCTCATGTCCATCCCATGGGCGGCATATTCCATAGACTCGGAAAGAACATTTTCCAGAAACATTCCTGCTAATATGATAAGAAAACCAATCAAAACAGGCATAGCAGGATAATCCTTTAAAAAAAGGGCAACCCACAGCGGTCCCAGGATCATTTCCCAAAGAGCAATAATCGAGGCTTTTCGGGGATTCACCAGTTGAAGGCCGAAGTTATAGAAACCGTATCCCGCCCCCATTTGGACTGTTCCGAGAAGCAGCATCACAAACCAGTTCTGGACTGTAAGATTCCGCAGCTCTGAAAAGGTCGGAGGCAGAACTAAAAACGTAAATAAACCCGAAAACAGACAGGCAAGGCAGGTCAGCCCAAGCGGGCAATCACCCGACGCATGTTTGGCGCTCAGTGTCATCAGGGCAAAGGCCAGACCTTCACTGAGTGCGATCAGGTTACCTTTTGTCTGCCCGGTACTGCCGAAACCGGTACTCATAAAAAACAGGACGCCAATCAGAATCATTACAACCGGTAAGACACTATTCCAATAAATCCGTTCTTTTTTTACCACTGCCAGCAGAAGAAGCCAGACCGGAGCCGTATACTGCATTCCGACGGCAATGGCGGATGAAGTCTGGCCCAAGGCCAGAATCACCCCTGTTACCAGGACTTCAAATGAGCCGATGTAGATAAGGAACCAATAATTCCAAATCATTTTCCTCGGTCTAAAGAACGGAAGAAGGACAATGCCCGCCAGCAGAGAACGAAGTCCACAAACCAGTAATGGATCCAAATCCCGCTGCACAAATTTCACGAGAGGGGCATTAAGGCTCCAGCATACCGCCCCCATGAAGACAAGGAATGAGCCGGATAACTTTTCTTTTAACATAACCACCGACCTCTGCCAATTAAGCGACACTATTAGAACGGCCCGTAGTTAATCAACTGCGCAACCAGGATAATGCCAAAAGCTACTGCTGAGAGAAGCGTCCATAATTTCCAGGAAAATTTAACCCACTGGCCGTATGTCACGTTTCCTACTGCCAGCATTGCATGCAAAGATCCGCTGGTTGGATAAAGCATGTTGGTGAACCCGTCGCCGTACTGGTAAGCAAGAACCAGAACCTGCTGGTTAATATGAAGCACCTGCCCCAGTGGAGAAAGAATCGGCACAAGCACAACCGCTTTTCCTTCACCGGAAATAATGAAGAAATTCATAAAGATTACAATCAGGTAGATTGCCAGCAGGGTAATCAGCATCCCCTGATCGGTCAACATCTGGGAGATGTAATAGACCAAAGTATCGAGCATCTTAGCCTGTTTCATCAGACTCGTAACAGCCTGGGCAAGTCCCATAAGGAATACAACCTGAAGCAGATCGGCAGCTCCCTTTGTAAAAATACGGCATGCCTTATTCATATTTATTCCACCCGCAATTGCAATTGCGATTGCGGCCACCAGAAATACCGCCGACATCTGATTATAATCCCACATCAGTTTGACTGCCCCGTATGTCTGGACCACCAGAGCAATGAAAAATATGGTCAGTCCGGCCTTCATTCTGCCGGTCAGCCGAACCGTTTCATGAAGAATTTCTTCCTCCTCATTGCGGGAAGATACATACTCTTGCGCCACTATGCTTTTCGTCGGATCCGCTTTGATTTTGCGGCAGTAAAAATAGAGATATCCCACCGCCACCAGGAAAAATATAACCTGGGCGATCACACGCAGGCCAATGCCGGAAAAAATAGGCAGTCCTATCATCTGCTGAGCTAAACCCGTGGTATAGACATTGACAATTCCTCCGGTCCATCCAAGACCAATACTCATGATAACAAGTGATATTCCCACTAAACGGTCATACCCCAATCCAATAACAAGCGTGATCATAATCGGAATAAACGGAATCAGGTTTTCCGCCATTCCCGCCGCGCCTAACAGCGTAAAGAAGAAAAGGAAAATAACTATCATTAGAAATTCTTTTCCCTTGGCATGCTGAATCAGCACTTTTACCCCTGTTGTCATAGCATCCGTGCTGTCTAAAATGGCAATGGCTCCCGTCATGATCAGGATCAGAGAACCGACGGCCATGGCCGCTGTGATGCCGGCATTAATGGAAGTAAAGAATCCCAGAAATGTAATGGGATTATCCTGTTCTACAAAATGAAAGCTCCCCGATACTACTTCACTGTATCCGGTCGCCTCATTGGCAACCCTGGTATACTCACCACTCGGTATAATCCAGGAAAGGACAACCACCAAAAGCATAACCGTCATCAGAATTAAATATGGGTGCGGAAGTTCAAACCTCCGTTTTTGTTTTACAGCCGATTTCATAACTCTCCTCCATTCCTACGCTTCATTCCCTTTATCGCTGTTTCTATAAACAGCCTTATCCCCAACTATTGTTTCCATAATCTTTATTTCTTTAATTTCATCCGGATCAATGGCCATAGGGTCTCTGTCGAGAATCACAAAGTCTGCCAATTTTCCGGGTTTAATGGTGCCTTTTTCATTTTCCTCATGATTCTGCCAGGCTCCGTTGATCGTATTGGCACAAAGCGCCTGATAAACGGTCAGTGCCTCATCCGGCCCGAGTATTTCTCCGCTGTAAGTCTTTCTGGTTACAGACGCCCATATTGAATTGAGCGGATCCGGAGGCAGGACAGGACAATCCGTGTGCATGGTAGGCCTCATCCCCAGTTCAAAAGCCGTCCTGATGGGATTATAATGCAGGCACCTCTCCGGCCCAAGGAAAATCTCTCTGTGAACGTCTCCACAAATATATACACAGGGCACAAAGAATGAAGGAACAATCCCCACCTCTTTCATCTTCAGAAGCTGATCCTTTCTGGCAGTCTGTGCATGGACGGCTGTATGTCGGATATCCGGTTTTGGATTTTCTTTCTGGCACTGCTCATATACATACAGTACATCATCGATAGCCGCATCACCATTACAATGGATATACATCTGGACGCCGGCATTATGTACGGGACGGACAATAGCCAACAGTTCTTCCCTGCTATGGATCGGCATACCGCAGTATCCCGGTTCCATGTCGGGAATATTATAGTACGGCTTCGTGAGATAAGCCGTTCCACACTGGATTGAGCCATCCTGGAATGCTTTTGCCCCATGCAGCGTAATCATATTACTTGAACTCTTTATATTATTTTCCGCATAAAAAATCGCTTCTTCCGGAGAAGACCACCAGATACAGCGGATCCCTAAATACCCGCGCTTAAGGGCTTCCTCCAGAAGTTCCTTGGCGCCCGAGCTTCCCTGCCCCTGGTTGGCTGTAGTTATGCCCCTTGACGCATAGAGCTCAGTAGCCGCCTTAATCCCCAGCAATTTGTCCTCTTTTGATCCCAGGAAACCAAAATATTCGCTGTTCCAGACCTGCATCACAGCCATCTCTCCCAGAATTCCGTTCGGCTCCCCAGCCTCGTCCCTGTAAATCACGCCTCCGTCGGGATCCGGCGTGTCCCTGGTGATTCCCAGCATAGACAGCGCCACACTATTTAAGTAAATAGAATGTGACGTGTAATTATCTACGATAACCGGCCTCACGGCCGACACCCGGTCCAGATCATGACGGTTTAAATGACGTTTCTCGGCAATGCCGCAATTGTCAAATCCCGCCCCAATCAGAGTCTTTCCCCTCCGGCAGTGTCTTTATTGCCTCCTGTAGCGCCACAATACAATCCTCCACCGTCCTGAACTTTCCGAATGGTGGGCAGCGCAGATAAACATAATTAAGCAATCCAACCCCGGCTTCCTGAAAATGACTATGGGCATCGTAAAATCCCGGCAGCATCGTGCCTCCGTCCAGGCAGACCATTCTCGTTCCATCCGCAGCAAACTTCATCATCTCATCCTTGCTGCCACAGGCTAAAATACTTCCATCCTTTACAGCCACTGCCTCAACAACCTGCTCCGGTCCCTCCATGGTTCTGATAACTCCGCCATAATAGACTGTGTCTGCTGCACTCATCTTTAAATGATCCATTTCAAAACTCCCCCTTTCATAAATTAGACTTTTATACTCCCCCAGTGTGTCCCTCGCCAACACTGTTACCCTGAATAATCCTCAGACACTCCCTGCATTATCTCTTTGTCTCCATTTTTAGTAATTTATTTTCTATTTATTGAGCACTCATTAAATATGATATTATCATCATTAGAATCAATTGTCAATATATTTTTATTTCATATTTTAATTTTCTAAAAAGCCTCAAAATAACTCACCAATAACTTTTAAAACCTCAGTAAAGCAACATTAAACTATTACTATCAACAAAGAGTCCTGCCCGATGAGCTTTTTCCCTTGAAAAAAATTCAAGGAACTTTTCTGTCAAATAAAAAACGGGAGCGCCCGCTAGTACTGGGGCTCATCCCGTTTTTCTAATTTCTATGGATTATTATCAATTTGTTGTTTCTTCCCTGATTTTGTCAGTTCCAGGTATATTGGTATCAAATGAATGCTCATAACCTTCTAAAAAGTGATGTCTCTCCCCATTCTTCACATACCCGATACAGGCATCCAGATTGACATTTTCCACACTTTTGAAAATGTTCGTCTCAATATGCGGATTGATCCGGCGGAAATGGTTAATCAGTTCTTTCATCTCCTGCCGCTTGGACAGATGGTTTTCATCCCGTCCAGCCACTGCCTCCGCCGCTTCGGTAAAACGGCAGGCACACTGGAGAAAGTGAAGGCTGTTAAAATCCTTCCAGGCCAGTATATCCGCCTCCTTCACCAGATAAAGGGGCCTGATAAGCTCCATCCCCTCAAAGTTGGTGCTGTGGAGCTTCGGCATCATCGTATTGACCTGAGCGCCGTAGAGCATACTCATCAAAATTGTTTCTATCACATCGTCGAAATGATGCCCGAGGGCAATCTTGTTGCATCCCAGCTTTTTCGCGTTGGCATACAAAAAGCCTCTCCTCATCCTGGCGCACAGATAGCAGGGCGACTGATCCACGTCCACCACCACGTCAAAAATATCCGATTCAAAAATAGTAACCGGAATATTCATAATTCTGGCATTTTCCTCAATCATCCTGCGGTTGGCCGGATTATATCCCGGATCCATGACCAGGAAATGGAGGCCGAACTTCATCTTCCCATGTCTTAAAATCTCCTGCATGCATTTGGCAAGAAGCATGGAATCCTTTCCTCCGGAGATACAGACGGCGATATTGTCGCCCTCTTTAATCATATCGTATTCATTAAGCGCCCTGACAAAAGGGCGCCATATCTCTTTTCTGAACTGCTTGATAATACTCTTTTCTATCTCACGGCAGCGATCCGGCGCTTTTTCTTTCTTTTGTTCCACCGCCATGGCTGCTTCTTCTGCATGCTGTGCCGGTTCTGTACCTTTCTCCGTCTCTGTATTCCGTACTGCTACCGCACTTTGTGTTGTCTCTTCATTCTGCATATATTGTTATTTTTCCTCTATTCCGTCGCATCACTTCTGCTCCCGGGCGCTGTTTCCGTCTGAGCCGGCTGTTTATTACCTTCCTCCAGGATTACAGCGGGAACCGGCTTTCCGGTTGCCTCCTCCAAAGCCTTTCTAAGGACTTCAACTTCTTTCTGAAGCTTTTCCATCTGCTCCATCATCATACGGTTATGCTCACTGATAATGGTTTTCTGCTTCTTCTGAATCGGCACGCCGTCCTTCTTAACAGGACGGGCCGGAATTCCCACCGCAGTGATATTCTCATCCAGCTGACGAAGCAGCACGGCGTTGGCCGCGATGGAGCAGTTGTCGCCGACTTCGAATGAACCAAGGATTTTGGCCCCCGCTCCAACCGTCACATTATTTCCCAGCGTTGGGTGTCTCTTTCCCTTCTGAGTGCCCACGCCTCCCAGCGTCACGCCCTGATAAATCGTACAGTTGTCACCAACCACCGTCGTCTCTCCGATTACCACGCCGCAGCCATGGTCGATAAGAATCCCGTGTCCCAGCTGTGCGCCCGGATGTATCTCGATCAGTGTAAAAAATCTTGCCAGCTGGGAAATCAGCCTGGCGATAAAAAACATGTGGTGTCTGTAAAACCAGTGGGCAACCCTGTGCCAAATCAACGCATGGACTCCCTGATATAAAAGCAGCACTTCAAGCGCATTCCTCGCCGCCGGATCCCTCTCCTTTACGGCTTTCACGTCCAGCCAGATATCCTTAAGAATCATTCTCTCCTACCTCTTTTTGTTATGTCTTCACTAGTGTCCGCCAATAAGTATCTATGGGGTGAAGTATATCTTATTTTATTCTATGCTGTCAAGCAAAGTGTGAGAATCACAGGGAGAGTTGCGGTAATTCTGCTTTTAAGTGAGGATTTAGTTGAGATGCGAGGACGCCTCTGTAAGACGGCGGACGGGGGAGTGGGAGGTTGGATATGAGTCTTCAGTCCCGGCGGGAAGTTGTGGTGAGGGGGAATCCAGGAGAAAAGATTCCTACGGGGACCCGCTTCCGCTTGTGGAGCGCACAGCGGATGCTAGGCTCGAAAGAACCTCGCCAAGCACCGGCGGGCTCCAATGTCCCCTTCGGAATTTTTTCTCCTTCCTTCCCCGGGCAGTTTGTCGACGGGACTGAAGACTCAGCGAAGGTGATTGCCCCGTCCGCCGGCTTCAGGGGCTGATTGTCTCTTTCGTCAAGTAAGGGGGGAGGTATTGTCGTGTCCACTATGTAGTCGTGAATCTTTTACTTTATGAAGGTATTTCGGGCTGGATTCAGAGAAAAATCCAAAGCGAAACTTAATGATGAATCAAAAAATTCAATAGTTATTTAAGGATAGGTCATGCGCTAAAGCTCT is part of the [Clostridium] symbiosum genome and encodes:
- a CDS encoding amidohydrolase — protein: MIRKKDVCVLIDKKAEKFQKLSKEIWNYAELGLREFKSAGRQCEILEEEGFLVTKNLAGMPTAFEGRWGCQKPVVAILGEFDALPGLSQKAALAKQEPLQEGGCGHGCGHNLLGAGSMAAAVAVKDYLQKNEIKGSIVYFGCPGEEKGSGKTFMARAGCFDGVDAALCWHPGDANFVMNTSSLAALCTYFRFYGTTSHAAASPYLGRSALDAVELMNVGCNYLREHIIPEARVHYAITNPGSSAPNVVPDFAEVFYESRAPILNDAFAILERICDVARGAALMTGTRCEIARGEGYSNYIPNRILGGLLQKNLEQIGSPPFSSEELRFAEAIKKTLPGSAEESALASIRKQTDDDTANKLKGRVAADIIAPFPQNGGILPGSTDVGDVSYVTPTGQIFIACKALGTPDHSWQQVSQSGSSLGQTGMITAAKILALTALDLIVCPCLLKEAREEFFTGRGGDYHCPIPSNVEPEL
- the cysE gene encoding serine O-acetyltransferase; this encodes MILKDIWLDVKAVKERDPAARNALEVLLLYQGVHALIWHRVAHWFYRHHMFFIARLISQLARFFTLIEIHPGAQLGHGILIDHGCGVVIGETTVVGDNCTIYQGVTLGGVGTQKGKRHPTLGNNVTVGAGAKILGSFEVGDNCSIAANAVLLRQLDENITAVGIPARPVKKDGVPIQKKQKTIISEHNRMMMEQMEKLQKEVEVLRKALEEATGKPVPAVILEEGNKQPAQTETAPGSRSDATE
- a CDS encoding SPOCS domain-containing protein — encoded protein: MMELIKKNIHMNRQKGSAVSQITLDDDFIVPDTMDDVSQVLLDNGEIQIESSRTQGDKVLIKGKLAFRVLYRKAEGGLQALGGEVPFDETVNVPDLDEHDYTQVSWTLEDLNTSMINSRKLSIKAVVTLEVRVENLYDAEAAVDIETDDEEVEVLKRSIDVAAIAVRRKDTYRIKEDIQVSGNKPNIESILWNEMRLRGVTCRPMDGNIHLEGELMVFIIYAGEGEHTPVQWLEESIPFSGDVELAEAEENMVPAIGVRILHRGIEMKPDYDGEMRDFELDAVLELDMKLYMEENVELLSDLYSTNRELILDGGEACFDRLLTRNICKCKVAEQLKISKPDRILQICHSSGSVKLDEAEPREDGLHIEGVLEVSLLYLTDDDTEPVGATTEIVPFHCVAEADGINADSIWQMNLGLEQLTAVMLGGDSVEVKAVIAADLLVLQPVCEPVVTGVKVEPLDMKKLQQMPGIVGYIVQPGDSLWKIAKKFHTTVENIKETNGLTEDEIRPGEKLVLIKEVQ
- a CDS encoding Na+/H+ antiporter NhaC family protein — protein: MKSAVKQKRRFELPHPYLILMTVMLLVVVLSWIIPSGEYTRVANEATGYSEVVSGSFHFVEQDNPITFLGFFTSINAGITAAMAVGSLILIMTGAIAILDSTDAMTTGVKVLIQHAKGKEFLMIVIFLFFFTLLGAAGMAENLIPFIPIMITLVIGLGYDRLVGISLVIMSIGLGWTGGIVNVYTTGLAQQMIGLPIFSGIGLRVIAQVIFFLVAVGYLYFYCRKIKADPTKSIVAQEYVSSRNEEEEILHETVRLTGRMKAGLTIFFIALVVQTYGAVKLMWDYNQMSAVFLVAAIAIAIAGGINMNKACRIFTKGAADLLQVVFLMGLAQAVTSLMKQAKMLDTLVYYISQMLTDQGMLITLLAIYLIVIFMNFFIISGEGKAVVLVPILSPLGQVLHINQQVLVLAYQYGDGFTNMLYPTSGSLHAMLAVGNVTYGQWVKFSWKLWTLLSAVAFGIILVAQLINYGPF
- a CDS encoding DMT family transporter, whose product is MLKEKLSGSFLVFMGAVCWSLNAPLVKFVQRDLDPLLVCGLRSLLAGIVLLPFFRPRKMIWNYWFLIYIGSFEVLVTGVILALGQTSSAIAVGMQYTAPVWLLLLAVVKKERIYWNSVLPVVMILIGVLFFMSTGFGSTGQTKGNLIALSEGLAFALMTLSAKHASGDCPLGLTCLACLFSGLFTFLVLPPTFSELRNLTVQNWFVMLLLGTVQMGAGYGFYNFGLQLVNPRKASIIALWEMILGPLWVALFLKDYPAMPVLIGFLIILAGMFLENVLSESMEYAAHGMDMRTALKHRFHLK
- a CDS encoding amidohydrolase; protein product: MIGAGFDNCGIAEKRHLNRHDLDRVSAVRPVIVDNYTSHSIYLNSVALSMLGITRDTPDPDGGVIYRDEAGEPNGILGEMAVMQVWNSEYFGFLGSKEDKLLGIKAATELYASRGITTANQGQGSSGAKELLEEALKRGYLGIRCIWWSSPEEAIFYAENNIKSSSNMITLHGAKAFQDGSIQCGTAYLTKPYYNIPDMEPGYCGMPIHSREELLAIVRPVHNAGVQMYIHCNGDAAIDDVLYVYEQCQKENPKPDIRHTAVHAQTARKDQLLKMKEVGIVPSFFVPCVYICGDVHREIFLGPERCLHYNPIRTAFELGMRPTMHTDCPVLPPDPLNSIWASVTRKTYSGEILGPDEALTVYQALCANTINGAWQNHEENEKGTIKPGKLADFVILDRDPMAIDPDEIKEIKIMETIVGDKAVYRNSDKGNEA
- a CDS encoding ATP-binding protein; amino-acid sequence: MAVEQKKEKAPDRCREIEKSIIKQFRKEIWRPFVRALNEYDMIKEGDNIAVCISGGKDSMLLAKCMQEILRHGKMKFGLHFLVMDPGYNPANRRMIEENARIMNIPVTIFESDIFDVVVDVDQSPCYLCARMRRGFLYANAKKLGCNKIALGHHFDDVIETILMSMLYGAQVNTMMPKLHSTNFEGMELIRPLYLVKEADILAWKDFNSLHFLQCACRFTEAAEAVAGRDENHLSKRQEMKELINHFRRINPHIETNIFKSVENVNLDACIGYVKNGERHHFLEGYEHSFDTNIPGTDKIREETTN